A single region of the Polyodon spathula isolate WHYD16114869_AA chromosome 12, ASM1765450v1, whole genome shotgun sequence genome encodes:
- the LOC121324519 gene encoding proheparin-binding EGF-like growth factor yields the protein MTRVTVVLVLFHAAVFCSLVKGAAIERFENDMSPSVEIKEALSNKIIRDDDYDYDYDSSKELEYGEEPWSGDYDIEFPRVAFSTKPLDLSTTLNQEQGKKSKGKGGKKGKGKKRDPCQRKYKDFCIHGECKYIRDLKEPSCICQQGYVGERCHLFSLPVVKNKDNYDRTTALAVVAVVLSSMCLIGIAALLALRFHKRGAYDVENEEKVKLGTATNH from the exons ATGACGCGTGTTACAGTTGTGTTAGTGCTTTTCCACGCAGCCG TATTCTGCAGTTTAGTGAAGGGAGCTGCTATTGAACGGTTCGAGAACGACATGTCTCCCAGTGTAGAAATCAAAGAGGCTCTCAGTAACAAAATAATCAGAGATGATGACTATGATTACGACTACGACAGCAGCAAGGAGCTCGAATACGGGGAGGAACCCTGGTCCGGAGACTATGACATTGAATTCCCGAGAG TGGCGTTTTCCACCAAACCACTAGACCTGTCCACCACTTTAAACCAAGAGCAAGGCAAAAAGAGTAAAGgcaaggggggaaaaaagggCAAAGGCAAAAAGAGAGACCCGTGCCAGAGAAAATACAAAGACTTCTGCATTCACGGGGAGTGCAAATACATCCGGGATCTCAAAGAGCCATCCTGCAT CTGCCAGCAGGGATACGTGGGAGAGCGATGTCATCTCTTCAGCCTGCCGGTGGTTAAGAACAAGGACAACTACGACAGGACCACTGCCCTCGCTGTGGTGGCTGTGGTGCTGTCGTCCATGTGCTTGATTGGAATCGCTGCGCTTCTAGCACTGAG GTTTCATAAGAGGGGAGCATACGATGTGGAAAATGAAGAAAAGGTCAAGTTGGGAACAGCAACTAACCACTAA